In the Malania oleifera isolate guangnan ecotype guangnan chromosome 1, ASM2987363v1, whole genome shotgun sequence genome, one interval contains:
- the LOC131157208 gene encoding protein ROOT INITIATION DEFECTIVE 3-like, producing the protein MLLEFSNNPNSQARRGPHLAHLKSVLTPLHKTLNGQIWGENDLASMPLKSFHILTMHSSFTLSLALRCLYLSPKMTSSSSPEIVLTSSPDGLIIAFDPSSGATLARFAGSCSPRKGLILAGKTHLAASHISPSTGTGSIHLYNWWSCTAFRHLPLPEPVAPLAATHDGSYLFAGGISGHVHAISLPSGDTVRSFSAHSKPISCLEISFDGSLLLLGADDGAILVFPIFKLVDVSSATDQRDSRHFVLHQFVGHAAPVTAITSGVAGWSSTIASCSLDCTCMFWSLLQRTRLWTVTFPCTIYAVAVDPTESEFYAGGSDGLVYGGAMKAVRRGPANRSRETVAWAQRHGGAVMSLVLINGGRNLVSASEEGSVWVWELERREVIRVLGADLGRISDLVVARGVANGKGGGGNEGVGDGWGEGYCRRELQRPAREISGIEDMLNEVVKDRSKAIDMLESAIKMYERLLELILKEAKGGDNRNKNRADDQLRNGL; encoded by the coding sequence ATGTTATTAGAATTTTCTAACAATCCAAACAGCCAGGCAAGGAGGGGGCCCCACTTGGCCCATCTCAAGTCGGTACTCACTCCACTTCACAAAACGTTAAATGGCCAAATTTGGGGAGAGAACGACTTGGCTTCAATGCCCTTAAAATCCTTCCACATTCTCACCATGCACTCCTCGTTTACCCTCTCACTTGCCCTCCGCTGCCTCTACCTCTCCCCCAAAATGACGTCATCTTCTTCCCCGGAAATTGTCCTCACTAGCTCCCCTGACGGCCTTATCATCGCCTTCGATCCTTCCTCCGGTGCCACTCTTGCTCGCTTCGCCGGAAGTTGCTCGCCCCGCAAAGGCCTTATCCTCGCCGGAAAAACCCACCTCGCCGCCTCCCACATTTCCCCCAGCACCGGCACAGGCTCCATCCACCTCTACAACTGGTGGTCTTGCACCGCCTTCCGCCACCTCCCCCTCCCAGAACCCGTCGCTCCCCTCGCCGCCACTCACGATGGCTCGTACCTCTTTGCCGGCGGCATTTCCGGCCACGTCCATGCCATCTCCCTTCCTTCGGGAGACACAGTTCGGTCATTTTCAGCTCATAGCAAACCAATTTCTTGCCTGGAAATCAGCTTTGACGGCTCTCTTCTGCTATTGGGCGCCGATGATGGGGCCATCCTCGTTTTCCCAATTTTTAAACTCGTGGATGTGTCTTCCGCAACTGATCAGAGGGATTCAAGGCACTTCGTATTGCATCAATTTGTCGGGCACGCGGCGCCGGTGACCGCCATTACTTCCGGCGTGGCAGGGTGGAGCTCGACGATCGCCTCGTGCTCGCTGGATTGTACTTGCATGTTCTGGAGCCTTCTGCAAAGGACGCGGCTCTGGACGGTGACGTTTCCGTGCACGATTTATGCGGTGGCTGTCGACCCGACGGAGTCGGAGTTCTACGCCGGAGGGTCGGACGGGTTGGTGTACGGTGGAGCAATGAAGGCCGTGAGAAGAGGGCCGGCGAACCGGAGTCGTGAAACGGTGGCATGGGCGCAGCGCCATGGTGGAGCAGTGATGAGCTTGGTGCTCATCAATGGCGGACGGAACTTGGTGTCGGCTTCGGAAGAGGGGAGCGTGTGGGTTTGGGAATTGGAGAGGAGGGAGGTGATTAGGGTTCTTGGGGCGGATCTGGGGAGAATTAGCGATTTGGTGGTGGCGAGAGGGGTTGCAAACGGAAAGGGAGGCGGTGGAAATGAAGGCGTCGGCGATGGGTGGGGGGAGGGGTATTGTCGTAGAGAGTTGCAGCGGCCGGCGAGGGAGATATCAGGAATAGAGGACATGTTGAATGAGGTGGTGAAGGACCGGAGCAAAGCCATTGATATGCTGGAATCAGCCATTAAAATGTATGAGAGGCTCTTGGAGCTCATTCTGAAAGAAGCCAAGGGAGGGGACAACAGGAACAAGAACAGGGCTGATGATCAGCTCAGAAATGGCTTATAA
- the LOC131161043 gene encoding protein VTE6, chloroplastic, with protein sequence MAAWSSTTPLCFRPPSRSAFPYRSSCSSRFFLPPSTKRTLILSPNPRPPKTAMALSGPGLGFQQALNLFQSSPPSWPSSLFCNLIIFALGSPILVSGLSLSGIAAAFVLGTLTWRAFGPSGFLLVAAYFVIGTAATKIKMAQKEAQGIAEKRKGRRGPGSVIGSSAAGCVCAFLSIYGVGGKAFSQLWQLGFVASFCTKLSDTISSEIGKAYGKTTYLVTTFKVVPRGTEGAVSIEGTFAGFFASVLLASIGYLAGEIDAAGAIICVMASQIANVGESIIGAALQEKEGFQWLNNDTVNIINISMGSIIAVFIQQIILRNWHM encoded by the exons ATGGCTGCTTGGAGTTCAACAACTCCGCTCTGCTTCAGACCTCCCTCCCGGTCCGCATTTCCATACCGGAGCTCTTGTTCCTCCCGCTTCTTCCTCCCTCCTTCGACCAAGAGAACCCTAATTCTCTCCCCAAACCCGAGACCTCCCAAGACCGCAATGGCTCTCTCAGGTCCGGGCTTAGGGTTTCAGCAAGCGCTCAATCTGTTCCAGTCCTCCCCTCCCTCCTGGCCATCCTCTCTCTTCTGCAACCTCATCATTTTCGCCCTCGGCTCTCCCATTCTCGTCTCTGGCCTCTCTCTCTCCGGCATTGCCGCCGCCTTCGTTCTCGGTACTCTCACCTGGCGCGCCTTTGGCCCCTCGGGTTTTCTCCTCGTCGCTGCCTATTTCGTCATT GGCACTGCAGCTACGAAGATTAAGATGGCACAAAAGGAGGCTCAAGGGATTGCTGAGAAGAGGAAAGGAAGAAGAGGACCAGGTAGTGTAATTGGTTCAAGTGCTGCTGGTTGTGTTTGTGCTTTTCTTTCAATATATGGCGTAGGAGGCAAAGCATTTTCTCAGCTTTGGCAACTGGGGTTTGTTGCCAGTTTTTGTACTAAGTTAAGTGATACCATCTCAAGTGAGATAGGGAAGGCATATGGCAAAACAAC GTATTTAGTTACAACGTTCAAGGTTGTTCCAAGGGGAACAGAAGGGGCTGTGAGCATTGAGGGAACCTTTGCTGGATTTTTTGCTTCAGTTCTTCTTGCATCAATTGGTTATCTCGCTGGTGAG ATTGATGCAGCTGGAGCCATTATATGTGTCATGGCTTCACAGATAGCAAATGTTGGTGAGAGCATAATAGGTGCTGCACTACAAGAAAAGGAAGGATTTCAATGG CTCAACAACGATACTGTCAACATCATCAACATATCCATGGGCAGCATCATAGCAGTCTTTATACAACAGATCATACTAAGAAATTGGCATATGTAA